One window of the Salvelinus alpinus chromosome 13, SLU_Salpinus.1, whole genome shotgun sequence genome contains the following:
- the LOC139537891 gene encoding pterin-4-alpha-carbinolamine dehydratase 2-like, whose protein sequence is MHRLMFTLRASSVWPCAYQRLGNVLLPRYISKMSGDPNWLPPADREQLLMELKATGWVEVEERDAIYKELHFKTFNQAFGFMSRVALQAEKMNHHPEWFNVYNKVQITLTTHDCGGLSKRDIKMAKFIDKVTLSM, encoded by the exons ATGCATAGGTTAATGTTTACTCTCAGGGCTAGCAGTGTATGGCCGTGTGCATACCAGAGACTGGGCAACGTACTACTGCCcagatatatatccaaaatg TCTGGAGACCCCAACTGGTTGCCCCCAGCTGACAGAGAACAGCTGCTAATGGAGCTGAAGGCTActggctgggtagaggtagaggagcGGGATGCCATCTACAAAGAGCTCCACTTCAAAACCTTTAATCAG GCCTTTGGCTTCATGTCCCGAGTGGCTTTGCAAGCTGAGAAGATGAACCACCATCCAGAGTGGTTCAATGTTTATAACAAG GTCCAGATAACACTAACTACGCATGACTGTGGAGGATTGTCCAAACGGGATATCAAGATGGCCAAGTTTATTGACAAAGTGACCTTGTCCATGTAG